From Aedes albopictus strain Foshan chromosome 1, AalbF5, whole genome shotgun sequence, one genomic window encodes:
- the LOC134288189 gene encoding FACT complex subunit spt16-like yields MMFVFTFEKLGVQSLNWANIMKIMTKGPDGFFDNGGWTFLDPESDGKGKPNDDTEDKEDDAYEPTKIEDEFYSVEFSEASDRDGSGSDDLKMGKDWSVE; encoded by the exons ATGATGTTCGTGTTCACTTTTGAGAAATTGG GTGTCCAATCACTGAACTGGGCCAACATTATGAAAATCATGACGAAAGGCCCGGATGGCTTCTTCGACAACGGTGGCTGGACGTTCTTGGATCCGGAATCGGACGGCAAAGGCAAACCCAACGACGATACCGAGGACAAAGAGGATGACGCTTACGAACCGACCAAAATTGAAGATGAATTTTATTCGGTGGAGTTCTCGGAAGCGTCCGACAGGGACGGTAGTGGCAGTGATG ATTTGAAGATGGGCAAGGATTggtcagtagaataa
- the LOC134291845 gene encoding uncharacterized protein LOC134291845, which produces MSVKTIQRHLKQNTKNVVEGSVDVFGLKKYLIDNEFPLAVCLCEDGTRITAGVQYDYTTDSLRGLVAPLNENGLPQTGLFTASSPYKIAQMIKDYPTGNHVYVQMALPLAAGAAPFVLYHACSDNKFDATDVLNRWRYTEMVLREQGINVVANASDGDPRLMKAMKERSCLRNNYSKSTWGWWYSIEDENNSVLNVQDMIHGINKIRNRLMRGDLKIGKFKVSTSHLKELIQNHSKDKHRLSMSDIDLKDKMKFGPSLKMIDKDMINYLKQHVRQSSGTVLLLNVMRLMHNSFVDENFVPLDRVHDVW; this is translated from the exons ATGAGTGTAAAAACAATCCAGCGACATTTGAAGCAGAATACTAAAAACGTAGTGGAAGGATCTGTAGATGTGTTCGGTTTGAAAAAGTATTTGATCGACAATGAGTTTCCACTTGCGGTTTGCCTGTGTGAAGATGGAACAAGAATCACTGCCGGAGTTCAATACGATTACACCACTGATTCATTGCGAGGGCTGGTAGCTCCGCTGAATGAAAATGGTTTACCACAAACGGGTTTATTCACGGCCTCTAGTCCTTACAAGATTGCACAAATGATCAAAGATTACCCTACCGGAAACCATGTGTATGTTCAAATGGCTCTACCATTAGCAGCCGGTGCAGCTCCTTTCGTTCTATATCATGCCTGTTCGGATAACAAGTTCGATGCCACGGATGTCCTAAACCGATGGAGATACACCGAAATGGTTTTGAGGGAGCAGGGAATAAACGTGGTTGCAAATGCTTCAGATGGCGATCCTAGACTGATGAAGGCAATGAAGGAACGTTCTTGCCTGAGAAACAATTACAGTAAATCTACTTGGGGCTGGTGGTACTCGATTGAAGATGAAAACAATTCTGTATTGAACGTACAAGATATGATTCACGGCATCAATAAGATCCGAAACCGCTTAATGCGTGGTGATCTTAAAATAG GAAAGTTCAAAGTATCGACATCCCACCTCAAAgaactaattcaaaaccatagTAAAGACAAGCATCGTCTCTCAATGAGCGACATTGATTTGAAAGACAAAATGAAGTTCGGACCAAGTCTGAAAATGATTGACAAAGACATGATAAATTATTTAAAACAACACGTACGACAAAGCAGTGGCACGGTATTACTGTTAAATGTGATGCGGCTAATGCACAACTCTTTTGTTGATGAGAATTTTGTTCCGCTCGATCGCGTTCATGATGTATGGTAG